A single window of Anopheles moucheti chromosome 2, idAnoMoucSN_F20_07, whole genome shotgun sequence DNA harbors:
- the LOC128296721 gene encoding probable maltase, with protein sequence MRAIAVLALLVALGHTSHGVTPKPAPAAPKFDWWERGNFYQIYPRSFKDSDGDGIGDLKGITQTIDYLKTIGIDGVWLSPIFKSPMNDFGYDISDFYSIQQEYGTMADFEELAAKCASIGLKLILDFVPNHSSDEHEHFRLSEESVEPYKDYYVWHSGVLDANGTRHPPSNWISVFRGSAWQWSEKRQQYYLHQFQKKQPDLNYRNPALVEEMKNVMRFWLNKGIAGFRIDALPYLYESEEVDGRYRDEPLSGQVSDDPNNPAYLTHTETKDQPETYDMVHQWRTVVDEYTARDNFTRIILTEAYTALQNTTRFYGTPAAPGAQIPFNFQLITLLTANSTGRDFADAVQSWPRAMPSGAIANWVLGNHDNSRIATRLGVPRADLYNIALQTLPGIAVTYYGEEIAMVDQWISWEKTIDPAACNADPATYTLYSRDPVRTPFQWNNGTNAGFSNASHTWLPVADGYKQLNVAGQLAAPRSHLKTFMQLTSYRKRRLLAEGDFNMQVVGSNLVLYKRAVPRVGYVVVALNFGSSPVELPVAKVFPGTGERWLKVVASSLQTNLTIGTWINIRLFKLPADSAIVLERLTGRNDVVA encoded by the exons ATGCGGGCGATAGCTGTTCTAGCGCTGCTGGTGGCTTTGGGTCACACTTCCCACGGAGTTACTCCGAAGCCGGCACCCGCAGCGCCAAAGTTTGACTGGTGGGAGCGTGGCAACTTTTATCAGATCTATCCACGATCGTTTAAGGATTCTGACGGTGATGGAATTGGTGATCTTAAGG GCATAACGCAAACGATCGACTATCTGAAGACGATCGGCATCGATGGTGTTTGGCTGTCACCCATCTTCAAGTCACCGATGAACGATTTCGGCTACGACATCTCCGACTTTTACAGCATCCAGCAGGAGTACGGCACGATGGCGGACTTTGAGGAGCTGGCCGCCAAATGTGCGTCGATTGGGTTGAAGCTGATACTCGACTTTGTGCCGAACCATTCGAGTGACGAGCACGAACACTTCCGCCTGTCGGAGGAGAGCGTGGAACCGTACAAGGACTACTACGTCTGGCATTCGGGTGTGCTGGATGCGAACGGTACGCGCCACCCACCGTCCAACTGGATCAGTGTGTTCCGTGGCAGTGCGTGGCAGTGGAGCGAGAAGCGCCAGCAGTACTATCTGCACCAGTTCCAGAAGAAGCAACCGGACCTGAACTACCGCAACCCGGCACTGGTGGAGGAGATGAAGAATGTGATGCGGTTTTGGTTGAACAAAGGTATTGCCGGTTTCCGTATCGATGCGCTGCCGTATCTGTACGAAAGTGAGGAAGTTGATGGTCGCTACCGAGACGAACCCCTATCCGGGCAGGTGTCGGACGATCCGAACAATCCGGCGTATCTGACGCACACGGAAACTAAGGATCAGCCGGAAACGTACGATATGGTGCACCAATGGCGGACGGTGGTGGATGAGTACACGGCCCGGGATAACTTCACCCGCATCATTCTGACCGAGGCGTATACGGCGTTGCAGAATACTACCCGGTTCTACGGCACACCGGCAGCACCCGGCGCCCAGATACCCTTCAACTTCCAGCTCATCACGCTGCTGACGGCGAACAGTACGGGGCGTGACTTTGCCGATGCCGTCCAGAGCTGGCCCCGGGCAATGCCCAGTGGTGCGATCGCGAACTGGGTGTTGGGTAATCACGACAACAGCCGGATAGCGACACGGCTCGGTGTGCCGCGTGCCGATCTGTACAACATCGCGCTCCAGACGCTACCGGGCATTGCGGTGACGTACTACGGCGAGGAGATCGCCATGGTGGACCAGTGGATCTCGTGGGAGAAAACGATCGATCCGGCGGCCTGTAATGCGGATCCCGCTACGTACACCCTGTACTCGCGCGACCCGGTACGCACACCGTTCCAGTGGAACAACGGCACGAACGCGGGCTTCTCCAACGCATCGCACACCTGGCTGCCGGTGGCCGACGGGTACAAGCAGTTGAATGTGGCCGGCCAGCTGGCGGCACCGCGTAGCCATCTGAAAACGTTCATGCAGCTGACGAGCTACCGGAAGCGGCGCCTGCTGGCGGAGGGTGACTTCAACATGCAGGTCGTCGGATCGAACCTGGTGCTGTACAAGCGGGCCGTACCGAGGGTGGGCTATGTGGTGGTCGCTTTGAACTTTGGCTCGTCGCCGGTGGAACTCCCGGTGGCGAAGGTGTTTCCGGGTACGGGCGAACGCTGGCTGAAGGTGGTCGCTAGCTCGCTGCAGACGAATCTTACGATCGGAACGTGGATTAACATACGGCTCTTTAAGTTGCCCGCCGACTCGGCCATTGTGCTGGAACGTCTTACCGGTCGCAATGATGTGGTGGCTTAA
- the LOC128296825 gene encoding isoleucine--tRNA ligase, cytoplasmic, whose translation MNNITADEMTRLPETINFPAEEEKVLAYWQAEKVFETCLKQSRGKPRYTFYDGPPFATGLPHYGHILAGTVKDIVTRYAHQQGYHVERRFGWDCHGLPVEYEIDKTLNIRGPDDVAKMGIKAYNNECRKIVMRYANEWEQIVGRMGRWIDFKNDYKTLYPWYMESIWWVFKQLYVKGFVYQGVKVMPYSTACTTALSNFESGQNYKEVTDPAVFVSFPLVGDKDGAALVGWTTTPWTLPSNLACCVHPELVYAKVRETKTGKVYVMMECRIESLLKGPENYTVLDSFPGSKLAGLRYEPLFDYFKKYESVGFRVLTDTYVTEESGTGVVHQAPYFGEDDYRVCLANGVIKRDQEIVCPVDASGKFVEPVTDFAGQYVKDADKAIVKLLKERGRLVLASQVKHNYPFCWRSDTPLIYKAVPSWFVRVEHMNKQLLNCSSQTYWVPEYVKEKRFGNWLRDARDWAISRNRYWGTPIPLWISPDGKEIVCIGSIEELERYSGVLVTDLHRESIDHIEIPSAVPGNPPLRRVTEVFDCWFESGSMPFAQSHYPFKNPTEFLNNFPADFIAEGIDQTRGWFYTLLVISTALFNKAPFKNLNVTGLVLAADGQKMSKRKKNYPDPMEVVNKYGADALRLYLINSPVVRAENLRFKEEGVRDIIKDVFLPWFNAFRFLFQNVDRFQKEDGICYRYDAVRHAEKRSTNVMDVWIISFKESLLKFVTEEMKAYRLYTVVPRLTKFIDQLTNWYVRMNRKRIKGEYGVEDCYHALDTLYDVLLAMVKMMAPFTPYLTEFMYQRLRLLSSEPMDGSVHYQMMPASNERYINVPIERAVARMQAVVELGRVMRDRRTMPIKYPLTEVIVVHQSEQYLADVRSLEAFILDELNVRRITLSSERQRYGVTMRAEADHKTLGVRLKNDFKQVLGAIKQLSDADITRQLAQGHFVIGGHRVELEEIRLIYQFSGGNESFEAHSDNDVLVLLDMTPNEELMREGTAREIINRIQKLKKKAKLIPTDPVLIYYTVSGGDSEVRSVAESHRNFIVGTVKSPFAPYGTEAASKPVMIEESQELKGITLTITICSPQDREIPAVPWLNLQLDEALAPRYQPHAPSRKASLLLTGRLTGAPLTFDQLRQEVVTLFGLKDVQFNVLAGSDGRRLEAGNYDPKVLHQQTLYVTLGESLPATGWTPSRMPYVAFRNVQTANGRKTTVFEENPVGVKLPVPAL comes from the exons ATGAATAACATAACCGCGGATGAGATGACGCGGCTGCCGGAGACGATAAATTTTCCGGCCGAAGAGGAAAAAGTGCTTGCGTATTGGCAAGCCGAGAAGGTGTTTGAAACGTGTCTGAAACAATCGAGGGGCAAACCCAG ATACACGTTTTATGATGGACCACCGTTTGCCACGGGTCTCCCGCACTACGGACACATTCTGGCCGGTACGGTAAAGGACATAGTGACGCGTTATGCCCACCAGCAAGGTTACCACGTGGAACGACGGTTCGGTTGGGATTGCCATGGGTTACCGGTGGAGTACGAGATTGACAAGACGCTCAACATCCGCGGACCGGACGACGTGGCAAAGATGGGCATCAAGGCGTACAACAACGAGTGTCGCAAGATTGTGATGCGATATGCGAACGAGTGGGAGCAAATCGTGGGCCGGATGGGACGATGGATCGATTTCAAGAACGACTACAAGACGCTCTATCCGTGGTACATGGAATCCATCTGGTGGGTGTTTAAGCAGCTGTACGTGAAAGGGTTCGTGTACCAGGGAGTGAAGGTGATGCCGTACTCGACCGCCTGTACGACGGCCTTGTCGAACTTTGAATCGGGTCAAAACTACAAGGAGGTAACGGATCCGGCCGTGTTTGTATCGTTCCCACTTGTTGGCGATAAGGATGGAGCGGCGCTGGTTGGATGGACGACCACTCCCTGGACGTTGCCATCGAATCTCGCCTGCTGCGTACATCCGGAGCTGGTGTACGCGAAGGTCCGTGAGACTAAGACGGGCAAGGTGTACGTCATGATGGAGTGTCGCATAGAGTCGCTGCTGAAGGGACCGGAGAATTATACCGTGCTCGATAGTTTCCCTGGTTCGAAACTGGCTGGTTTACGGTATGAACCACTGTTTGATTATTTCAAAAAGTACGAGAGTGTAGGATTCCGTGTGCTTACTGACACGTACGTGACGGAAGAATCCGGTACGGGTGTGGTCCACCAGGCGCCTTATTTCGGCGAGGATGATTACCGCGTTTGTCTGGCGAATGGAGTGATTAAGCGTGATCAGGAGATTGTTTGTCCCGTGGATGCGAGCGGTAAGTTCGTAGAGCCAGTGACCGATTTCGCTGGCCAGTACGTAAAGGATGCTGATAAGGCCATCGTTAAGCTGTTGAAGGAGCGTGGCCGATTGGTATTGGCATCTCAGGTGAAGCACAACTACCCGTTCTGTTGGCGATCGGACACACCGCTCATCTATAAAGCCGTTCCGTCATGGTTCGTGCGGGTGGAGCACATGAACAAACAGTTGTTGAACTGTAGCTCGCAGACCTATTGGGTGCCGGAGTACGTGAAGGAAAAACGGTTTGGCAATTGGCTGAGGGATGCGCGCGATTGGGCCATCAGCCGTAACCGGTACTGGGGCACACCGATCCCGCTGTGGATTTCACCAGACGGGAAAGAAATCGTGTGCATCGGTAGCATCGAAGAGCTGGAACGGTACTCGGGTGTACTGGTGACCGATCTGCATCGCGAGAGCATCGATCACATTGAGATACCGTCGGCTGTTCCCGGAAATCCACCGCTGCGGCGTGTAACGGAGGTGTTCGATTGTTGGTTCGAGTCGGGTTCAATGCCCTTCGCCCAGAGCCACTATCCATTCAAGAATCCGACCGAGTTTCTGAACAACTTCCCGGCCGACTTTATTGCGGAAGGTATTGATCAGACGCGTGGCTGGTTCTACACGCTGCTCGTGATCTCGACTGCGCTGTTTAACAAGGCACCGTTTAAGAATCTGAACGTTACGGGGTTAGTGTTGGCAGCTGATGGGCAGAAAATGTCTAAGCGTAAGAAGAACTATCCGGATCCGATGGAGGTGGTCAATAAGTACGGTGCGGATGCGCTGCGACTGTATCTGATCAACTCTCCCGTCGTGCGTGCGGAAAACCTTCGCTTCAAGGAGGAGGGAGTACGGGACATAATTAAAGATGTGTTCCTGCCATGGTTCAATGCGTTCCGCTTCCTGTTCCAGAACGTTGATCGGTTCCAGAAAGAGGACGGCATTTGCTACCGGTACGATGCCGTACGACACGCCGAGAAACGTTCCACCAACGTGATGGACGTGTGGATCATTTCGTTCAAGGAATCATTGCTGAAGTTCGTGACAGAAGAGATGAAGGCATACCGGCTGTACACGGTGGTGCCACGGTTGACCAAGTTCATCGATCAGCTCACGAACTGGTATGTGCGCATGAACCGGAAGCGCATCAAGGGCGAGTACGGTGTGGAAGACTGTTATCACGCGCTGGACACGCTGTACGATGTCCTGCTGGCGATGGTGAAGATGATGGCGCCCTTCACACCCTATCTGACCGAGTTTATGTACCAGCGGTTGCGATTGCTCTCGAGCGAACCGATGGACGGCAGTGTCCACTATCAGATGATGCCGGCCTCAAACGAACGATACATTAACGTGCCAATCGAACGCGCCGTCGCGCGGATGCAGGCGGTGGTTGAGCTGGGCCGAGTGATGCGCGATCGACGCACGATGCCGATCAAGTATCCGCTGACGGAGGTGATCGTGGTGCACCAGAGTGAGCAGTATTTGGCCGATGTTCGCTCGCTGGAAGCGTTCATACTGGACGAATTGAACGTGCGCCGCATTACGCTCAGCTCCGAGCGGCAACGGTACGGCGTAACGATGCGTGCCGAGGCCGATCACAAGACGCTCGGTGTGCGGCTAAAGAATGACTTCAAGCAGGTGCTCGGTGCGATCAAGCAGCTGTCCGATGCGGACATTACGCGTCAGCTTGCCCAAGGCCATTTCGTCATTGGCGGCCATCGGGTGGAGCTGGAGGAGATCCGACTGATCTATCAGTTCAGCGGTGGGAACGAATCGTTCGAAGCGCACAGCGATAACGATGTGCTCGTCCTGCTCGATATGACGCCGAACGAGGAGCTAATGCGCGAGGGTACGGCCCGCGAGATCATCAACCGCATTCAGAAGCTAAAGAAGAAGGCTAAGCTCATCCCGACCGATCCGGTGCTGATCTACTACACCGTGAGCGGTGGTGACAGTGAGGTGCGCAGTGTGGCCGAAAGTCATCGCAACTTCATCGTGGGAACGGTAAAGTCTCCGTTCGCGCCATACGGAACCGAAGCTGCATCGAAACCCGTGATGATCGAAGAATCGCAAGAGCTCAAGGGAATTACGCTTACCATTACCATATGCTCGCCACAGGACCGTGAGATTCCGGCTGTCCCTTGGTTGAATCTACAGCTCGATGAAGCCCTTGCACCCCGCTACCAGCCACACGCACCGTCTCGGAAAGCTTCGTTGTTGCTAACGGGCCGTCTAACCGGAGCGCCACTAACGTTCGATCAGCTGCGCCAAGAGGTGGTGACGCTTTTTGGGCTAAAGGATGTGCAGTTCAATGTGCTCGCTGGATCCGATGGTCGACGGTTGGAAGCCGGCAACTATGATCCGAAGGTGTTGCATCAGCAGACACTGTACGTGACGCTAGGGGAAAGCTTACCGGCGACGGGCTGGACACCGTCACGCATGCCCTACGTCGCCTTTCGCAACGTACAAACCGCAAACGGACGTAAAACAACCGTGTTCGAAGAGAATCCGGTTGGCGTAAAGCTACCAGTACCAGCACTATAA